The Pseudomonas sp. G2-4 genome window below encodes:
- a CDS encoding LysR family transcriptional regulator, with amino-acid sequence MALQANWDDLRLLLAVSRRGSFLQAGQLLGIAPSTVSRRLTQLERALGEPLVERGVEGCRLTPRGQSLQEVALAAEAGLRRQAVTSVSEPHTELSGNVVVSAGEGFSSSVLEAASRFTSLHPQCSVELLATADFHKIVRGAADIAVRTAHLGEPSLIYRLIGRLAYGVFADASYLERFPGMTLASAGNIALLPPLDMLPQMRAAKAAGLERAQISVNSFAVQLESVRRGMGVGVLPRILAKDLVEVFPQIELPDLEVYLVTRPQALKQAHIKCFFALLERVLIEAATREGDDGYSLGERPGLRA; translated from the coding sequence ATGGCGTTGCAAGCAAATTGGGATGATCTTCGTCTGCTGTTGGCGGTGTCGCGGCGTGGCAGCTTTCTACAGGCCGGGCAGTTGCTGGGTATAGCGCCATCCACGGTGTCCCGTCGTTTGACCCAACTTGAGCGGGCCCTGGGTGAGCCACTCGTGGAGCGGGGCGTTGAAGGGTGCCGGTTGACCCCACGCGGCCAATCGTTGCAGGAGGTTGCCCTGGCTGCGGAGGCGGGTTTGAGGCGCCAAGCCGTTACCAGCGTGTCCGAGCCGCACACCGAGCTATCGGGCAATGTCGTGGTCAGTGCCGGGGAGGGGTTTTCTTCCAGTGTGCTGGAGGCTGCCAGTCGCTTTACATCCCTGCACCCGCAATGCTCGGTGGAGTTGCTGGCAACGGCCGACTTTCACAAGATCGTCCGCGGAGCGGCAGACATTGCCGTGCGTACAGCCCATCTGGGCGAGCCGTCGCTGATTTATCGGCTCATCGGCAGGCTCGCTTACGGTGTCTTCGCCGATGCCAGTTACCTGGAGCGCTTTCCCGGCATGACGCTGGCCAGCGCGGGCAACATTGCCCTGCTTCCGCCGTTGGACATGTTGCCGCAAATGCGTGCGGCAAAAGCTGCGGGCCTGGAGCGGGCGCAGATCAGTGTGAACTCTTTCGCCGTACAGCTTGAGTCGGTGCGACGCGGCATGGGCGTGGGCGTGTTGCCGCGCATTTTGGCGAAGGACCTGGTCGAGGTGTTTCCGCAGATCGAGCTTCCAGACCTGGAGGTTTATCTGGTGACCCGGCCTCAGGCATTGAAGCAAGCCCACATCAAGTGTTTCTTTGCCCTGTTGGAGCGAGTGTTGATCGAAGCCGCGACCCGGGAGGGAGACGACGGCTATTCTTTGGGCGAGCGCCCCGGGCTGCGCGCCTGA